DNA from Nitrospira sp.:
TCGATGGCGTCGCTCTCCTGTCCTTCCTTGCGCAACATGCCCACGAGGGCGAACGCGCCGAGCGTCATGAACGAATAGATGGCGATATAGAGCAACACGCTTGCGAGACCGGTCGAGGCTGCCGCGCCTGTTTGCCTGCCCGCCACCACGACTCCGATCAGGGCATAGCCGGCATGGGCGATGCTGGAGTAGGCCAACATGCGCTTGATGTCGGTCTGGACGATTGCGACCAGGTTGCCCAAGGCGAGGGTCACCAGGCAGATGAGGGTAAAGAGGATCGACCAATCGGCGCTCACCCCGCCCAAGCCTTCCACGAACACCCGGAGAAAGGCACCGAAGCTGGCGGCCTTCGAGGCGACGGCCATGAAGGCGGTCACGGAGGTCGGCGCGCCTTGATAGACGTCCGGGGTCCACATGTGAAACGGCACGACGGCCAGTTTGAATCCGAACCCGACCACCAGCAACATCAACGCGAGGGGCAGGAGGGGGCTTCCGGTTCCCTGCGCGGCGATGGCCTCCGCGATCATGGACAGGCGCGTGCTGCCGGCCAATCCATACAGCAGCGAAATGCCATACAGCAAAATCCCGGAGGAGAAGGCCCCCAGTACGAAGTACTTGGCCGAGGCCTCCAGTGAACGGGCGTCGGTCCGTTTCAAGCCGGCCATCACGTAGAGGGATAGGGACATGAGTTCGGTGCCGAGGTAGATGGTGAGCAGGTCGGCGCCGGAGACCATGACCATCATGCCGGCCAGCGACAACAGGACGAAACCGTAGTATTCCCCGATGTTGAGCCGCTCGGCCTTGAGGTAGGCCAAAGACAGCAGCACCGTCAGCCCGGTCACGATGTACAGAAGCAGTTTCCAGAAGCTGGCGTAGGCATCGATCACGACCATGCCGCTGAAGATCGACAGGCGATCTGTCATTTGAGAAGAGGTCAGGCCCAGGCAAATGGCCAGGGCGCTCAACGTCAGCCAGGCGAGGAGGTCCTTCTTCGAAGCCGGGAGAATCGGATCCAATACCAGGATGAGACAGGCCGCGCCGATGACGACGAGTTCCGGAAGGATTGCAAGGAGGTCTTGCAAAGGAATGGTCATCGCGCCGCCGCCCGTTCAGAAGATGGGTTGGAGAGCGACCTAGCGATCGCCGTAGCCGGCTCTGCGCGAGGCGTCGGATGGGACTCTGTTGCAATCACCGGCGTCTTCGGTCCTGCCAGCAGTTGCGCCACACTGGCGTGCATACGGGTCAGCAGAGGGTTTGGGAAAATACCGATTACGAACACCAGCACGACCAGCGGAACCAGCGTGGCCGTTTCACGGGCATTGAGGTCCAGCAGATGCGCGCGATACTTGGGCGAGGGCACACCGAAGAGCATGCGTTGCGTGAGCCAGAGCATATAGGCGGCAGCCAGGATGATCACAAACGTAGCCAAGGTGGTGGCGAATTTGCTCCAGAGGAACGTGCCGGCCAACACCATGAATTCTCCGACGAAACCGTTGGTGCCGGGAAGTCCCAAGGACGAGAGGGCAAAAATCATAAAGAAAAGGGCATAGCGGGGCATCGGCCCTGCCAGTCCGGTATTGTCGATGATTTGCCGGCTGTGGGTCCGCTCATACATGATCCCTATACACAAGAACAGGCCGCCGGTGGTGATCCCATGATTGATCATTTGCATCACCGCTCCTTCGATCCCTTGAGTATTCAGGATGAAGATGCCCAGCGTGACGAAGCCCATGTGGCTGACACTGGAGTAGGCGATGAGCTTCTTGATGTCCGTCTGGGCCAGCGCCATATAGGCCCCATAAAGAATAGCCACGATCGACAGCACGACCATCGGCTTGGTGAACGTCGCGGTGGCGTCCGGCAGCATCGGCAAGGTGAAGCGGAGGAAGCCGTAGGTGCCCATTTTCAACAACAGGCTGGCAAGGATCACGCTGCCGGCCGTCGGAGCTTCCACGTGGGCGTCGGGCAACCAGGTATGGAACGGGAACATCGGGACTTTGACGGCAAAGGCTGCGAAGAAGGCGAGGAACAGCCAGATTTGGAATGACGCACTGTACGTTCCATGGCTCAGCGCGAGGATGTCGAAGGTATGCCCGCCGTGGAAATAGAGGGCGAGGATCGCGACGAGGAGCAACAGGCTGCCGGCCAGAGTATAGAGGAAAAATTTGATCGCCGCGTATAAACGGTTTGGGCCGCCCCAGACGCCGATGAGCAGATACATCGGGATCAGCATGGCTTCCCAGAACACGTAGAACAGTACGAAGTCCAGGGCGACGAAGACTCCCAGCATCGCCGTTTCCATGACCAGCAGCATAGCCATGAAGGTCTGGACCCTGGTGGTAATCGACGTCCAGGACACCATGACACAAAGCGGCATCAGCAGCGTCGTCAACAGGAGAAGGGGGAAACTGATGCCGTCGAGGCCGAGGCTGTATTGTATCGGCGGAGAAATGATCCAGGAGGCCCGTTCCACGAACTGCATCTCCGCGGTCGATGGGTCGAAGAGCCACCAGAGCGGCAGCGAGCAGAGAAAGGTCGCTACGGTGAAGCCGAGCGCCAGCCAGCGGGCCGACTCAACCTTGACCAGGAGGCAGAGGAGGGCTCCGAGCAGTGGGAGAAAGACGATCAGCGTCAGCCAGGGAAACGTCGTCACGAAGCCTCACCCAAAGTAAACAGTAAAAAGGCAAAAGGTTCAGAGCTGCTAGAGCAGCAAATACACCGTCAGAATCACCACGGCGCCCAGCGTCATGCCGAGGGCGTAATGTTGCGTTTGCCCGCTCTGTGTCAGGCGGATGAACCAGCCTCCCCAGGCCACGGCGCGCGCCACCCCGTTGACGGCCCCATCGATGATCGACACATCGACATGTTTCCAGAGGTCGTTCGCGGCCGCGATGGTCGGGCGGACGAATGCGCGGTCGTAGGCCTCATCGACATACCACTTGTGGAACGACAGTTCGTAGGCCGCCCGCCACTGGTGCGCGAGTCGGTCCGGCAAACCGGGATTCAAGACATAGAGATAATAGGCGGCGCCGATTCCGGCGAGCCCCATCAAGGTGGCGAAGGCCATGATGCCGTAGGCGGCGGACCCTTCATGGTGCGTGGCCCCACCTTCGCCGTGGAAGACCGGCTCCAAAAACGTCGGGATGCCCAGGTACCCGGCGACGATGCTGAGGACCGCGAGGACCATGAGCGGAGCCGTCATCGTGGTCGAGGGTTCATGGACATGGCCTGCATGGTGCGGATCGACGCGGGATGGCCCCCAGAAGGTCACGAAGACGAGGCGGAAACTGTAAAACGCCGTCAGTCCCGCCGTGAGCAATCCGCAGATCGCCAGGGTTTGTCCTAAGGGACCGGCGGACCAGGAAGACAGGAGGATGTCGTCCTTGCTGAAAAACCCGGCGGTGAGCGGGAAGCCGGCGAGCGCCAGGGACCCCACCACAAATGTCCAATAGGTAACCGGGAGTGAATTTTTAAGTCCGCCCATGCGGCGCATGTCCTGTTCATGGTGCAAGGCAATGATGACCGAGCCGCAGCCCAGGAACAGCAGCGCCTTGAATGCGCCATGGGTCAGCAGGTGGTAGATACCGGCGCTGTAGGCGCCCAGGCCGCAGGCCATCACCATGTAGCCCAGCTGGCTCATGGTCGAATAGGCCACCACTCGTTTGATATCGGTCTGGGTCAGGGCGATGGTCGCACCCAGCATCATCGTGAGGGCGCCCACGAGGGCGACGACCGTCATGGCCGTCGGCGAGAGGTTATAGAGCGGCGCGAATCGCGCCACCATGAAGACGCCCGCCGTCACCATAGTGGCGGCATGAATCAATGCGGAAATCGGCGTCGGTCCTTCCATGGCATCTGGGAGCCAGACGTGGAGAGGGACCTGCGCGGATTTGCCCACCGCGCCAATAAAAAGCAAGAGGCAGATCACCGTCATCACCGAGAGGTCCCATGTCCCACCGAAGGGCCCGAGGACATTCATGGTCTCGGGCGCCAGGTCCTGGGCTTGCGCAAACACCGTAACATAATCGAGCGATCCGAAGGAGTACCACACAAGGAACAGTCCGAGGAGGAAACCGAAGTCGCCGATCCGGTTGACGAGAAACGCTTTCGTCGCGGCGGAGCAGGGGCTCGGCCGCTCATACCAATGGCCGATCAGGAGGTAGGAGCAGAGTCCCACCGCCTCCCAGAAGACGAACAGTTGCAGCAGGTTGTCCGCCATCACCAGCATCAACATGGAGAAGGTGAAGAGGGCGATATAGGCAAAGAAGCGGGCGTACCCCGGCTCTCCATGCATGTACCCGATCGTGTAGATGTGTACCAACGTGCTGACGGTGGTGACGAGCACCAGCATGACGGCGGTGAGCCGGTCGATGGAAATGGCGATGTGGATGTCCAGGTTCCCCGAGGTCAGCCAGGTGTATAGGGGCACGTTCACGGAATGGCCCGTGGCCACGTCGTAGAGGGCCAGCAGGGAGAGCACGAAGGAGCCCACCATGGCCGGCACCGCCACGAGGTGCGCCCGGTCCTTGATCCACTGTTCGCCGATGCCGACGACCAGAAAGGAGAACAGCGGAAGGAATGGAATCAACGCATAGAGCATGGCGAAAACGTCGGCCTACCGTTTCAACAGGTTGAGTTCATCGACGTAGATCGTCGAGTTCGCCCGGTGGAGGGCGATGATGATTGCCAGGCCCACGGCGACTTCAGCCGCCGCGACGGTCAGGGCGAAAAAGACGAACACCTGTCCCGCTACATGGTGAAAATATTCCGAGAAGGCCACGAAGTTGATGTTCGTGGCGTTCAGCATCAGTTCGACCGACAGCAAGATCACGATGATGTTGCGCCGGATCAACACCCCGACCACCCCCGTAAGGAACACGAACCCGCTCAGGATCAAGTAGTAGGACAGGGGAACGGTCATGTGTCACCGGACCCTTCGAAGATATCTTTCTTCGCCAGGATGATCGCGCCGATCATCGCCACCAAGAGAATCAGGGAGGCGACCTCGAAGGGGAAGAGATAGGTCGAATAGAGCACTTCTCCGATGGTCTCGGTATTGCCGGCAGAGGTGACGGGATCAGCCGCGACCGCGGGAGCGGAGGCCGATCGAGACTGGATGAGGA
Protein-coding regions in this window:
- a CDS encoding NADH-ubiquinone oxidoreductase chain M → MTTFPWLTLIVFLPLLGALLCLLVKVESARWLALGFTVATFLCSLPLWWLFDPSTAEMQFVERASWIISPPIQYSLGLDGISFPLLLLTTLLMPLCVMVSWTSITTRVQTFMAMLLVMETAMLGVFVALDFVLFYVFWEAMLIPMYLLIGVWGGPNRLYAAIKFFLYTLAGSLLLLVAILALYFHGGHTFDILALSHGTYSASFQIWLFLAFFAAFAVKVPMFPFHTWLPDAHVEAPTAGSVILASLLLKMGTYGFLRFTLPMLPDATATFTKPMVVLSIVAILYGAYMALAQTDIKKLIAYSSVSHMGFVTLGIFILNTQGIEGAVMQMINHGITTGGLFLCIGIMYERTHSRQIIDNTGLAGPMPRYALFFMIFALSSLGLPGTNGFVGEFMVLAGTFLWSKFATTLATFVIILAAAYMLWLTQRMLFGVPSPKYRAHLLDLNARETATLVPLVVLVFVIGIFPNPLLTRMHASVAQLLAGPKTPVIATESHPTPRAEPATAIARSLSNPSSERAAAR
- a CDS encoding NADH-ubiquinone oxidoreductase chain L, with the translated sequence MLYALIPFLPLFSFLVVGIGEQWIKDRAHLVAVPAMVGSFVLSLLALYDVATGHSVNVPLYTWLTSGNLDIHIAISIDRLTAVMLVLVTTVSTLVHIYTIGYMHGEPGYARFFAYIALFTFSMLMLVMADNLLQLFVFWEAVGLCSYLLIGHWYERPSPCSAATKAFLVNRIGDFGFLLGLFLVWYSFGSLDYVTVFAQAQDLAPETMNVLGPFGGTWDLSVMTVICLLLFIGAVGKSAQVPLHVWLPDAMEGPTPISALIHAATMVTAGVFMVARFAPLYNLSPTAMTVVALVGALTMMLGATIALTQTDIKRVVAYSTMSQLGYMVMACGLGAYSAGIYHLLTHGAFKALLFLGCGSVIIALHHEQDMRRMGGLKNSLPVTYWTFVVGSLALAGFPLTAGFFSKDDILLSSWSAGPLGQTLAICGLLTAGLTAFYSFRLVFVTFWGPSRVDPHHAGHVHEPSTTMTAPLMVLAVLSIVAGYLGIPTFLEPVFHGEGGATHHEGSAAYGIMAFATLMGLAGIGAAYYLYVLNPGLPDRLAHQWRAAYELSFHKWYVDEAYDRAFVRPTIAAANDLWKHVDVSIIDGAVNGVARAVAWGGWFIRLTQSGQTQHYALGMTLGAVVILTVYLLL
- a CDS encoding NADH-ubiquinone oxidoreductase chain K, which encodes MTVPLSYYLILSGFVFLTGVVGVLIRRNIIVILLSVELMLNATNINFVAFSEYFHHVAGQVFVFFALTVAAAEVAVGLAIIIALHRANSTIYVDELNLLKR
- a CDS encoding NADH-ubiquinone oxidoreductase chain N; the protein is MTIPLQDLLAILPELVVIGAACLILVLDPILPASKKDLLAWLTLSALAICLGLTSSQMTDRLSIFSGMVVIDAYASFWKLLLYIVTGLTVLLSLAYLKAERLNIGEYYGFVLLSLAGMMVMVSGADLLTIYLGTELMSLSLYVMAGLKRTDARSLEASAKYFVLGAFSSGILLYGISLLYGLAGSTRLSMIAEAIAAQGTGSPLLPLALMLLVVGFGFKLAVVPFHMWTPDVYQGAPTSVTAFMAVASKAASFGAFLRVFVEGLGGVSADWSILFTLICLVTLALGNLVAIVQTDIKRMLAYSSIAHAGYALIGVVVAGRQTGAAASTGLASVLLYIAIYSFMTLGAFALVGMLRKEGQESDAIDDFAGLAKREPLAAGFMLMFLVSLAGIPPTAGFIGKFYVFMAAVNAGMTWLAVVAVIFAAISAFYYLRVVMVMYMRDADGPVASQSRLETSPALSLVLACALAGVVLLGLFPNGLWSLATQAAPLLK